From Candidatus Caccoplasma merdavium:
GTCGAAAATCGAGAAACGTCTCCGGCGCTTGGCCCGTAATTATAAAAATCGCGATTACCTCGACCAAATCTATTACGCCTTGGGTAACCTTTACCTCTCGCGCGGCGACACGGCCAAGGCCATCGAGAACTATGTGACGGCGGCCGAGAAAAGTACGCGGCGGGGCGTGGAGCTGGCCATCAGCCAACTGACGCTCGGTGGCATCTATTTCGACCGGCGGGAATACACCAAGGCGCAACCCTGTTATGCCGAAGCCCTGCCGTTGGTCGATGAGAGCTATCCCGATTATGAAAATCTCATGCGGCGGTCGACCGTGCTCGATGAGCTTTCGGTCTATGCCGGGAACGTAGAGCTGCAAGACAGTTTGCAGCGGGTGGCCGCCATGCCCGAAGAGGAACGCAACCGACACATACAGAAGATTATCGACGACCTCATTGCCGCCGAAGAACAGGCCGCCGAGGAGGCGCGGCGGGCTGCGCTCCTGGCCGAGCAGGAGGCCAACGCTCCGCAACTCGACCAGATACAGCAGGTCACGACGCCCACCATGCCCGGCGGAAGCACGTCGTGGTATTTCTACAACACCTCCCTGATTACGGCCGGTAAATCGGAGTTCCAGCGCAAATGGGGACGCCGCAAGCTCGAAGACGACTGGCGGCGCAGCAACAAGGCATCGTTTTCCCAAGCCGATATTACCGAGGGCGCGGACGACGAATATGCTTCCGACGACGGTACCCTCGTCGATGAGGAGGCTGCCGCCGAGGCCGATACCTCCTCTTATAGCAACGACCCGAAAGATCCCCGCTTTTACCTTCAACAACTGCCCTTTACCGAGGAGGCGATTACCGCCTCGAACGAGATTATCGCCGACGGCCTCTTCAACATGGCCATGATACTCAAAGACCGCCTCGAAGACATGGAGGCCGCCATGGCCAACTTCGATGAGCTCGACCGGCGTTTCCCCGACAATGATTATCGCCTCGAAGCCTATTACAACTGCTATCTGATAGGCATGCGCATCGGCGACGAGGCCATGGCCGAACGGTACAAGCAACGTATTTTGGCCGATTTCCCCGATAGCAAATATGCCGTGGCGCTGGCCGACCCCAATTATCTCGACAACCTGCGTCGCATGGATTTGGTGCAGGATTCGCTTTACATGGCGGCCTACGATGCCTATTTGGGCGGAGAGAACACTCGCGTGCATGCCTTGTATGACTACACCCGCACGACCTATCCGCTCTCGAAGTTGATACCCAAGTTCATGCTCATCGATGCGCTCTCTTATGTCAATGAGGGAAACATCGATGCCTTCAAGACCGGCCTGAAAGCCTTGCTCGATGCCTATCCCTCCGAAGATGTGAGCACCTTGGCCTCGGATATGCTCAAAGGCGTGGCACAGGGACGCGAGGTCGTTTCGGGAGCTGCCCGCAGCGATATATGGAGCGTGCGCCTGGGACAGACCGGCGAAGACGGTGAAGCCTTGGCCGATACCACGCGCCAAGAGGCTCCGTTTGTGGCCGACCCCGACGTCCCCCACCTCTTGGTGCTGGTCTATCCCACCGGAAGCATCGAGGCCAACCTGTTGCTTTTCAATATTGCCAAATACAACTTCGCACACTTCATTATTCGCGATTTCGACCTCGAAATAATGAGCTTTAACGAAATAAGTATGTTAGTTGTCAAAGGTTTTTATACCTTTGACGAAGTGTCGCAATATCGTCGCATGTTGAGCGCCCCCGACGGTGTACCGATGCCCGAGGGCGTGCGGCCGGTGATGATAAGCGAGCAGAATTTCAGATTGCTTGTCGAGGGACATTCCTTTGAGGAGTATTTCGAGTTTGTTGAAGAAAATCAAATCTTGCAATATGAAGAGTGAAACCCTGCTTTGGGCCGATGACGAGGTCGATTTGCTGAAACCCCATATTCTTTTCCTCCGTCAGAAGGGATATGAAGTCGTCACCGTGAATAACGGTCTCGACGCCCTCGACCGGGTGAAGAAGGAGCACTTCGACCTGATAATCCTCGACGAGAACATGCCGGGGCTGAGCGGGCTCGAAACGCTCACCCGCATGAAGGAGGTGGCTCCCCATGTCCCGGTCATCATGATTACCAAGAGTGAGGAGGAGGACATCATGAATCAGGCCATCGGCAACAAGATTGCCGATTATCTCATCAAGCCCGTCAATCCCAACCAGATTTGGCTGTCGATAAAGAAAAATCTTTATGGTCGCGAAATCATCTCCGAAGAGACGTCGAGCGGTTACCAGCAGGAGTTTTCCCGCATCAGCATGCAGATAAACGGTTCACTCTCGTGGAACGACTGGTATGACGTGTACCGCAAACTGGTCTTTTGGGAACTCGAACTCGAACAGACCGGCGGACATCTCAAAGAGATGCTGCTCATGCAGAAAAACGATGCCAACTCGGCCTTTGCCAAATATGTCAAGCGCAACTACGAGAAATGGCTCTCGGGCGAGGAACACCCGCTGATGAGCCATGAGCTCTTCAAGCAGCGGGTCTTCCCGTTGCTCGATAACGGAGAGAAGGTCTTTGTCGTGCTCATCGACAACTTCCGCCTCGACCAGTGGCGGGTGTTGCGCCCCTTGTTATCGGACTATTTCATGATGGAGGAGGAGCTCTATTTCAGTATTCTCCCCACGGCCACGCAATATGCCCGCAATGCGATTTTCTCGGGATTGCTCCCCGATAAAATCGCTTCGCTCTTTCCCGACCTTTGGGTCGACGAAGATTCGGAAGAGGGCAAGAACCTCAACGAGGCGCCTCTCATAGGCACGTTGCTCGACCGTTACCGCAAGCGTTATACCTATTCCTATAATAAAATCAACGACTCTTCTTTTGGCGAAAAACTCTTGCGCGACTTTGCCCATTTCGACCGGTACGACCTCAATGTGTGCGTGCTCAATTTCATCGACATGCTTTCGCATGCCCGCACCGATTCGAAGATGATACGCGAGCTGGCCGGCACCGATGCGGCCTATCGGTCGCTCACCGAGTCGTGGTTCCGGCATTCTCCCGCATTGGAGATTTTCAAGAAAATCGCCGAGAAGGGCTACAAGGTGATTCTCACCACCGACCACGGTACCATCTCGGTCGACAATGCGGTGAAGGTCGTTTCGGACCGCAACACCAATACCAATCTGCGCTACAAGGTGGGAAAGAACATGACCTATAATCCCAAGCAAGTGTATGAAATAAAGGCTCCCGCACGGTTCGGGTTGCCCTCGCCCAACGTCAGTTCGGCCTACATCTTTGCCACCAATCACGATTTCTTTGCTTATCCCAATAATTATAACTACTATGTGAGCTATTACAAAGACACTTTCCAGCACGGAGGCATCTCCATGGAGGAGATGATGGTGCCGCTTGTTACGCTCACACCCAAAAAATAAGTCAATCATGGCACAATTTACCATACACCATCTCGATGAGATACGTCAGGTTGCCCGCGCCTTTATCGACGCGATGGGCGATAGTACCGTTTTTGCCTTCCGCGGGACGATGGGTGCCGGAAAGACGACGTTCATCAAGGCCCTCTGCGAAGAACTCGGTGTCGACGATGTCATCAACAGTCCCACGTTTGCCATCATCAATGAGTATGGTCCCACGACCGACGGACGTTCGA
This genomic window contains:
- a CDS encoding tetratricopeptide repeat protein, encoding MGIGLFLVLSLASCSTQKNTRANRFYHAFTTRYNVYFNGITSFEEQLDAMQTGYEDNFTHLLHMHPVSAYGVPTDPQPKGDFSRALEKSQKAIRQHSMQKPPKRDRKKMNNPAYREYVKRGEFNPFIHNAWVLMGKSQFYQGDFLGALATFIYITRHFPWNSELMADARIWTARCYLELGWLYEAEDALLKVSKEYTLTGDAKQWYATVYADYLIRTGAYAEAIPYLKEALGMADGHSQKIRMTFLLAQLQAKTGDKAGAYRSYQSVIKMNPTFRTEMNARINQTEVFTGSDMSKIEKRLRRLARNYKNRDYLDQIYYALGNLYLSRGDTAKAIENYVTAAEKSTRRGVELAISQLTLGGIYFDRREYTKAQPCYAEALPLVDESYPDYENLMRRSTVLDELSVYAGNVELQDSLQRVAAMPEEERNRHIQKIIDDLIAAEEQAAEEARRAALLAEQEANAPQLDQIQQVTTPTMPGGSTSWYFYNTSLITAGKSEFQRKWGRRKLEDDWRRSNKASFSQADITEGADDEYASDDGTLVDEEAAAEADTSSYSNDPKDPRFYLQQLPFTEEAITASNEIIADGLFNMAMILKDRLEDMEAAMANFDELDRRFPDNDYRLEAYYNCYLIGMRIGDEAMAERYKQRILADFPDSKYAVALADPNYLDNLRRMDLVQDSLYMAAYDAYLGGENTRVHALYDYTRTTYPLSKLIPKFMLIDALSYVNEGNIDAFKTGLKALLDAYPSEDVSTLASDMLKGVAQGREVVSGAARSDIWSVRLGQTGEDGEALADTTRQEAPFVADPDVPHLLVLVYPTGSIEANLLLFNIAKYNFAHFIIRDFDLEIMSFNEISMLVVKGFYTFDEVSQYRRMLSAPDGVPMPEGVRPVMISEQNFRLLVEGHSFEEYFEFVEENQILQYEE
- a CDS encoding PglZ domain-containing protein, with translation MKSETLLWADDEVDLLKPHILFLRQKGYEVVTVNNGLDALDRVKKEHFDLIILDENMPGLSGLETLTRMKEVAPHVPVIMITKSEEEDIMNQAIGNKIADYLIKPVNPNQIWLSIKKNLYGREIISEETSSGYQQEFSRISMQINGSLSWNDWYDVYRKLVFWELELEQTGGHLKEMLLMQKNDANSAFAKYVKRNYEKWLSGEEHPLMSHELFKQRVFPLLDNGEKVFVVLIDNFRLDQWRVLRPLLSDYFMMEEELYFSILPTATQYARNAIFSGLLPDKIASLFPDLWVDEDSEEGKNLNEAPLIGTLLDRYRKRYTYSYNKINDSSFGEKLLRDFAHFDRYDLNVCVLNFIDMLSHARTDSKMIRELAGTDAAYRSLTESWFRHSPALEIFKKIAEKGYKVILTTDHGTISVDNAVKVVSDRNTNTNLRYKVGKNMTYNPKQVYEIKAPARFGLPSPNVSSAYIFATNHDFFAYPNNYNYYVSYYKDTFQHGGISMEEMMVPLVTLTPKK
- the tsaE gene encoding tRNA (adenosine(37)-N6)-threonylcarbamoyltransferase complex ATPase subunit type 1 TsaE; this translates as MAQFTIHHLDEIRQVARAFIDAMGDSTVFAFRGTMGAGKTTFIKALCEELGVDDVINSPTFAIINEYGPTTDGRSIYHFDFYRINKPEEAFDFGYEDYIYSDALCFIEWPEKIEELLPPDTVDVYIEEQPDGSRRVTMIQS